A genome region from Setaria italica strain Yugu1 chromosome III, Setaria_italica_v2.0, whole genome shotgun sequence includes the following:
- the LOC101775379 gene encoding uncharacterized protein LOC101775379, with the protein MARPLRSFCLHRIRSAGGGAASTAAPPSICGANKEVSSSDDGGDSKSVMDEEVKKGGNGNEAAAVVVGRKVMVAADGGSEESRTALQWALSHAVRPCDTLVLLEVVRGGGGNGKNRRDPRGCQHLEAMRSICQAKRPEVRVEVSVVEGKDRGPAIVEAARKLGVSLLVVGQKKRSVTWRLLSMWMAGAAAGAGGSAADYCVQHAACMALAVRRKSRRGGGYLITTRRQRDFWLLA; encoded by the exons ATGGCCAGGCCGCTACGTTCCTTCTGCCTCCACCGGATCAggtccgccggcggcggcgccgcgtccaccgccgcgccgccgtcgataTGTGGCGCCAATAAGGAGGTCAGTTccagcgacgacggcggcgacagcAAGTCGGTGATGGACGAGGAGGTGAAGAAGGGCGGCAATGGCaacgaggccgccgccgtcgtcgtgggGAGGAAGGtgatggtggcggcggacggcggcagcGAGGAGTCCCGGACGGCGCTGCAGTGGGCGCTGTCGCACGCCGTCCGGCCCTGCGACACGCTCGTCCTGCTCGAAGTcgtcaggggcggcggcggcaacggcaagAACC GACGCGATCCAAGAGGGTGTCAGCACCTGGAGGCCATGAGGAGCATCTGCCAGGCCAAAAGACCAGAG GTGCGCGTGGAGGTTTCCGTGGTGGAAGGGAAGGACCGTGGCCCGGCGATCGTGGAGGCGGCGAGGAAGCTGGGCGTGTcgctcctcgtcgtcggccAGAAGAAGCGCTCCGTCACGTGGCGGCTGCTGTCGATGTggatggccggcgcggcggccggagccggTGGGAGCGCCGCCGACTACTGCGTGCAGCACGCGGCGTGCATGGCGCTGGCCGTCCGGCGGAAgagccggcgaggcggcggctaCCTCATCACCACCAGGCGCCAGAGAGATTTCTGGCTCCTCGCCTGA